In Sporomusaceae bacterium, the following proteins share a genomic window:
- a CDS encoding GGDEF domain-containing protein has product MYDDRAAGIAGSAESIQILARRASIAFAAFSGLSAWYLQSSAWELAVGLAAAYALYSLTLCRRKAPPGVGELFLSVALCAGLTLVQAGYSDILYPLLLLRMALRAGHRRAVRIALIIAAVQLGATAAVTPAVTPAAIAGMLFNLLGAAVVTYAAVYIDALITRQASDDKQMLELIRQNDRNYRMALTDALTGLYNHRAYKERIDSLSQYVLLVIDIDHFKKLNDTHGHLIGDKVLVALGNIIKVSVRSGDLAFRYGGEEFVVVLPGTTAQVGLKIAERLRSKVAEWAFEGEKGRIPVTISIGLSVKKPGMNSQVIFEQADRALYRAKQLGRNNVQSYLKPEVAVKYGM; this is encoded by the coding sequence ATGTACGACGACAGGGCGGCCGGCATCGCCGGCAGCGCGGAATCCATCCAAATACTGGCGCGCCGGGCGAGCATCGCCTTCGCCGCCTTCAGCGGCCTCAGCGCCTGGTACCTACAGTCATCCGCATGGGAGTTGGCGGTCGGCCTGGCGGCAGCCTACGCTCTATATAGCCTTACCCTCTGCCGGCGCAAAGCGCCTCCCGGCGTCGGCGAGCTTTTCCTCAGCGTCGCCCTCTGCGCCGGACTCACCCTCGTCCAGGCCGGCTACAGCGATATCCTCTACCCCCTGCTGCTCCTCAGAATGGCCCTCAGGGCCGGTCACCGCCGGGCCGTCCGGATCGCGCTGATCATCGCCGCCGTCCAGCTCGGCGCCACCGCCGCCGTCACGCCCGCCGTCACACCCGCCGCCATAGCCGGGATGCTCTTCAACCTTCTCGGCGCCGCCGTCGTCACCTACGCCGCCGTTTACATCGACGCCCTCATCACCAGACAGGCCAGCGACGACAAACAGATGCTCGAACTCATCAGGCAGAACGACCGTAACTACCGCATGGCCCTCACCGACGCCCTCACCGGCCTCTACAACCACCGCGCCTACAAAGAACGGATCGACAGCCTGTCCCAGTATGTTCTCCTCGTCATCGACATCGATCACTTCAAAAAACTCAACGACACCCACGGCCACCTCATCGGCGACAAAGTGCTGGTCGCCCTCGGCAACATCATCAAAGTAAGCGTGCGCAGCGGCGATCTCGCCTTCCGCTACGGCGGCGAGGAATTCGTCGTCGTCCTGCCCGGCACCACCGCCCAGGTGGGGCTGAAAATCGCCGAACGGCTCCGCAGCAAAGTCGCCGAATGGGCCTTCGAAGGCGAAAAAGGCCGCATCCCGGTCACCATCAGCATCGGTCTGTCGGTAAAAAAGCCGGGGATGAACAGCCAGGTGATCTTCGAGCAGGCCGACCGCGCCCTCTATCGCGCCAAACAGCTCGGCCGCAACAACGTCCAGTCCTACCTCAAACCCGAGGTGGCGGTAAAATACGGCATGTAA
- a CDS encoding NADH-dependent [FeFe] hydrogenase, group A6: protein MTGTVKFHLNGQEVAVPAGLTILEAASLHGVKIPTLCHHPDQRVKANCRVCVVEVEGQKNLAASCATAVTAGMKVRTNSPRIRETVQTILELIFANHPQECLTCIRNGNCELRRLAADYGIREVKGEMACDALPLDTSTPSIVRNPNKCIKCGRCAEVCHHVQETGILYSHFRSVDVQVAPEYGKSLSDVACVLCGQCAAVCPVGAIHEKDDIARVWAALDDPAKHVVVQVAPAVRVSIAEEFGQQPGTIATGRLVAALRKLGFDRVFDTDFTADLTIMEEGHELLHRLKSGGALPLITSCSPGWVKYIEHSYPELLPHVSTCKSPQQMFGALAKTYYPDRAGIDPADIFVVSIMPCTAKKFESERPEMNSSGHRDVDAVLTTRELGRILKQAGVDFAALQDSDFDDPLGISTGAAAIFGVTGGVMEAALRTVYEVVTGQELESVEFTAVRGLQGIKEATVDLAGAPVKVAVAHGLGNARRIMNLLRAGLADYTFIEIMCCPGGCIGGGGQPYGTTDAVRRQRIEAAYRVDAGLALRKSHQNPAVAKLYEEFLRQPLSEVSHHLLHTKYRNRSLYKLKG, encoded by the coding sequence ATGACCGGCACCGTCAAATTCCACCTCAACGGCCAGGAAGTCGCCGTGCCCGCCGGGCTCACCATCCTCGAGGCGGCAAGCCTGCACGGCGTCAAAATACCCACCCTCTGCCACCATCCCGACCAGCGGGTAAAAGCCAACTGCCGCGTGTGCGTCGTCGAAGTCGAGGGCCAGAAAAACCTCGCCGCCTCCTGCGCCACCGCCGTCACCGCCGGCATGAAGGTCAGGACCAACTCGCCCCGCATCCGCGAGACCGTCCAGACCATCCTCGAACTCATCTTCGCCAACCACCCCCAGGAATGCCTCACCTGCATCCGCAACGGCAACTGCGAGCTCCGCCGCCTGGCGGCCGACTACGGCATCCGCGAAGTCAAGGGCGAAATGGCCTGTGACGCCCTGCCGCTCGACACCTCCACCCCCTCGATCGTCCGCAACCCCAACAAATGCATCAAATGCGGCCGCTGCGCCGAAGTCTGCCACCATGTCCAGGAGACCGGCATCCTCTACAGCCATTTCCGCAGCGTCGACGTCCAGGTGGCCCCCGAATACGGCAAATCCCTCAGCGACGTCGCCTGTGTCCTGTGCGGCCAGTGCGCCGCCGTCTGCCCGGTCGGCGCCATCCACGAAAAAGACGACATCGCCCGCGTCTGGGCCGCCCTCGACGACCCCGCCAAGCACGTCGTCGTCCAGGTCGCGCCCGCGGTCCGGGTATCGATCGCCGAGGAATTCGGCCAGCAGCCGGGGACGATCGCCACCGGCCGCCTCGTAGCCGCGTTGCGCAAACTCGGCTTCGACCGCGTCTTCGACACAGACTTCACCGCCGACCTCACCATCATGGAAGAAGGCCACGAACTCCTCCATCGCCTCAAAAGCGGCGGCGCCCTGCCGCTCATCACCTCCTGCAGCCCGGGCTGGGTCAAATACATCGAGCACAGCTACCCCGAGCTGCTGCCCCACGTCTCCACCTGCAAATCCCCCCAGCAGATGTTCGGCGCCCTCGCCAAAACCTACTACCCCGACAGGGCCGGCATCGACCCTGCCGACATATTCGTTGTCTCGATAATGCCCTGCACCGCCAAAAAATTCGAAAGCGAACGTCCGGAAATGAACAGCAGCGGTCATCGGGACGTCGACGCCGTCCTTACCACCCGCGAACTCGGACGCATCCTCAAACAGGCCGGAGTCGACTTTGCCGCCCTCCAAGACAGCGACTTCGACGATCCCCTCGGCATCTCCACCGGCGCCGCCGCCATCTTCGGCGTTACCGGCGGCGTCATGGAAGCCGCCCTGCGCACCGTCTACGAAGTCGTCACCGGCCAGGAGCTTGAGAGCGTCGAATTCACCGCCGTCCGCGGCCTCCAGGGCATCAAGGAGGCCACCGTCGACCTCGCCGGCGCCCCCGTCAAAGTTGCCGTAGCCCACGGCCTCGGCAACGCCCGCCGCATCATGAACCTTCTCCGCGCCGGCCTGGCCGACTACACCTTTATCGAAATCATGTGCTGCCCCGGCGGCTGCATCGGCGGCGGCGGCCAGCCCTACGGCACCACCGACGCCGTCCGCCGCCAGCGTATCGAGGCCGCCTACCGCGTCGACGCCGGTCTGGCTTTGCGCAAATCGCACCAAAACCCCGCCGTCGCCAAGCTCTACGAAGAATTCCTCCGCCAGCCGCTCAGCGAAGTGTCGCATCACCTGCTGCATACCAAGTACCGCAACCGCAGCCTGTATAAACTCAAAGGCTAG